Proteins encoded together in one Streptomyces umbrinus window:
- a CDS encoding LacI family DNA-binding transcriptional regulator, protein MAVHGARSRSGGRPTLEEVAARAGVGRGTVSRVINGSPRVSDATRAAVEAAVAELGYVPNTAARALAANRTDAIALVVPEPETRFFAEPYFSDMLRGVGAALSDTELQLLLIFAGSDRERRRLAQYLAAHRVDGVLLVSVHADDPLPDLLAQLEIPAVISGRRSADETLPSVDSDNFGGGRFAVEHLIAQGRQTIAHLAGRLDVFGAQRRVDGYREALREAGREVDDRLIVPGDFTEEGGRRAMKELLAVCPTLDAVFAGSDVMAAGARQVLREAGRRIPDDVALVGYDDSAIARHMDPPLTSVRQPIEDMGRAMLDLLIDEIADRRPAVSRGLERRQLVLPTELVARASS, encoded by the coding sequence ATGGCAGTCCACGGAGCGCGTAGCCGGAGCGGCGGACGGCCGACCCTCGAAGAGGTCGCCGCGCGCGCCGGTGTGGGCCGCGGCACGGTCTCCCGCGTGATCAACGGCTCCCCGCGGGTCAGCGACGCCACCCGCGCGGCCGTCGAGGCGGCGGTCGCGGAGCTGGGATACGTACCCAACACGGCGGCCCGAGCCCTCGCCGCCAACCGTACGGACGCGATCGCCCTGGTCGTCCCCGAGCCCGAGACCCGCTTCTTCGCCGAGCCGTACTTCTCCGACATGCTGCGCGGAGTGGGCGCGGCGCTCTCCGACACCGAGCTGCAGCTCCTGCTGATCTTCGCGGGCAGCGACCGGGAGCGGCGCCGGCTGGCCCAGTACCTGGCGGCGCACCGGGTGGACGGGGTCCTGCTGGTCTCGGTCCACGCGGACGACCCGCTGCCCGACCTGCTGGCCCAGCTGGAGATCCCGGCGGTGATCAGCGGCCGGCGCTCGGCCGACGAGACCCTGCCGTCGGTGGACTCGGACAACTTCGGCGGCGGCCGTTTCGCGGTGGAACACCTGATCGCCCAGGGCCGGCAGACCATAGCCCACCTGGCGGGACGCCTCGACGTGTTCGGTGCCCAGCGCCGTGTCGACGGCTACCGCGAGGCGCTGCGCGAGGCGGGGCGCGAGGTCGACGACCGGCTCATCGTCCCCGGTGACTTCACGGAGGAGGGCGGCCGCCGGGCGATGAAGGAGCTGCTCGCCGTCTGCCCGACCCTGGACGCGGTCTTCGCCGGCTCCGACGTGATGGCGGCCGGCGCCCGCCAGGTCCTGCGCGAGGCGGGCCGCCGCATACCCGACGACGTGGCCCTCGTCGGCTACGACGACTCGGCCATCGCCCGCCACATGGACCCGCCCCTGACGAGCGTGCGCCAGCCGATCGAGGACATGGGCCGCGCGATGCTCGACCTCCTGATCGACGAGATCGCGGACCGCCGCCCGGCGGTGTCCCGGGGGCTGGAGAGGCGACAGCTGGTTCTTCCCACGGAACTGGTGGCGCGGGCGTCTTCGTAG
- the orn gene encoding oligoribonuclease, which yields MNDRMVWIDCEMTGLSLSDDALIEVAALVTDSELNVLGEGVDIVIRPPDASLETMPDVVRQMHTSSGLLSELAGGTTLADAEEQVLTYIREHVKEPGKAPLCGNSVGTDRGFLLRDMATLEEYLHYRIVDVSSVKELARRWYPRAYFNSPEKNGNHRALADIRESIAELRYYREAIFVPQPGPDSETARSIASKHVLPAG from the coding sequence ATGAACGATCGCATGGTGTGGATCGACTGCGAGATGACCGGTCTCTCGCTGTCGGACGACGCGCTCATCGAGGTGGCCGCGCTGGTGACCGACTCTGAGCTGAACGTACTCGGCGAGGGGGTGGACATCGTGATCCGCCCGCCGGACGCCTCGCTGGAGACGATGCCGGACGTGGTGCGCCAGATGCACACGTCCTCCGGCCTCCTCTCCGAACTGGCCGGTGGCACGACCCTGGCGGACGCGGAGGAGCAGGTCCTCACCTATATCCGTGAGCACGTCAAGGAACCGGGCAAGGCCCCGCTGTGCGGGAACTCGGTCGGCACGGACCGCGGCTTCCTCCTCCGTGACATGGCGACCCTTGAGGAGTACCTCCACTACCGCATCGTGGACGTCTCCTCCGTCAAGGAGCTGGCGCGTCGCTGGTACCCCCGGGCGTACTTCAACAGCCCGGAGAAGAACGGCAACCACCGCGCGCTCGCCGACATCCGCGAATCCATCGCGGAGCTCCGCTACTACCGCGAGGCGATCTTCGTCCCGCAGCCCGGCCCCGACTCGGAGACGGCCCGCAGCATCGCCTCGAAGCACGTCCTACCTGCGGGATAA
- a CDS encoding helix-turn-helix domain-containing protein, with protein sequence MSHDSTAAPEAAARKLSGRRRKEIVAVLLFSGGPIFESSIPLSVFGIDRQDAGVPRYRLLVCAGEEGPLRTTGGLELTAPNGLEAISRAGTVVVPAWRSITSPPPEEALDALRRAHEEGARIVGLCTGAFVLAAAGLLDGRPATTHWMYAPTLAKRYPSVHVDPRELFVDDGDVLTSAGTAAGIDLCLHIVRTDHGNEAAGALARRLVVPPRRSGGQERYLDRSLPEEIGADPLAEVVAWALEHLHEQFDVETLAARAYMSRRTFDRRFRSLTGSAPLQWLITQRVLQAQRLLETSDYSVDEVAGRCGFRSPVALRGHFRRQLGSSPAAYRAAYRARRPQGEKQSDSGGSGAPPPPPVQQEAPVPLQTRRTAAAHAVGPATSSLSTEGRAGAEMYAGGRASLPGQRSAP encoded by the coding sequence ATGAGCCACGACTCCACTGCCGCGCCGGAAGCCGCGGCCCGGAAACTTTCCGGGCGACGCCGCAAGGAGATCGTCGCGGTGCTGCTGTTCAGCGGCGGCCCCATCTTCGAGAGTTCCATACCGCTTTCGGTGTTCGGGATTGACCGCCAGGACGCCGGCGTGCCGCGCTACCGACTACTGGTGTGCGCCGGCGAGGAAGGCCCACTGCGGACCACAGGAGGCCTGGAACTCACCGCGCCCAATGGGCTGGAGGCGATCTCCCGGGCAGGCACGGTCGTCGTGCCGGCCTGGCGGTCGATCACCTCACCGCCACCGGAGGAGGCGCTCGACGCACTGCGCCGGGCCCATGAGGAGGGTGCCCGCATAGTCGGGCTGTGCACCGGCGCCTTCGTACTCGCGGCGGCCGGACTGCTGGACGGCCGTCCCGCGACGACACACTGGATGTACGCGCCGACGCTGGCCAAGCGCTATCCGTCGGTGCACGTCGATCCCCGCGAGCTGTTCGTGGACGACGGCGACGTACTGACGTCGGCGGGCACGGCGGCCGGGATCGACCTCTGTCTGCACATAGTGCGGACGGACCACGGAAACGAAGCAGCCGGAGCACTGGCCCGCCGTCTGGTGGTCCCGCCCCGGCGCAGTGGCGGTCAGGAGCGCTATCTCGATCGGTCTTTACCAGAGGAGATCGGCGCCGACCCGCTCGCGGAGGTCGTCGCCTGGGCGCTGGAGCACCTCCACGAACAGTTCGACGTGGAGACGCTGGCGGCACGCGCGTACATGAGCAGGCGTACGTTCGACCGCCGGTTCCGCTCGCTCACCGGGAGCGCTCCCCTGCAGTGGCTGATCACGCAGCGGGTGCTCCAGGCGCAGCGGCTCCTGGAGACGTCCGACTACTCGGTGGACGAGGTGGCGGGCCGTTGCGGCTTCCGCTCCCCGGTGGCCCTGCGCGGCCATTTCCGCCGGCAGCTCGGCTCGTCCCCCGCCGCGTACCGGGCCGCGTACCGGGCCCGCCGTCCGCAGGGCGAGAAGCAGTCGGACTCGGGCGGTTCCGGCGCGCCGCCACCGCCACCGGTGCAGCAGGAGGCACCCGTGCCGCTGCAGACCCGGCGTACGGCGGCCGCGCACGCGGTCGGTCCGGCGACGTCGTCCCTCTCCACGGAGGGACGGGCCGGCGCGGAGATGTACGCGGGAGGCCGGGCGAGCCTGCCCGGGCAGCGGAGCGCGCCCTAG
- a CDS encoding universal stress protein encodes MAGHEFEPADRKRPVADPTAAEPLAAEEPRQSCDPAFKHGVVVGFDGSTSSERALAYAIGMACRSGSGLIIVHVANRLPTTVWAGCEPPVFVDVPDHRTEVLGLELACAEYLAEVPWILVERGGDICHELEEVGREYEADAIVVGSTHGIVGRIFGSVAGRLAKRAQRPVVVIP; translated from the coding sequence ATGGCCGGTCACGAATTCGAACCCGCGGACCGCAAGCGCCCCGTCGCCGATCCCACGGCGGCCGAGCCCTTGGCGGCGGAAGAACCACGTCAGTCCTGCGATCCCGCCTTCAAGCACGGCGTCGTCGTCGGCTTCGACGGATCGACGTCCAGCGAGCGCGCCCTCGCGTACGCGATCGGCATGGCCTGCCGCTCGGGCTCGGGCCTGATCATCGTCCACGTCGCCAACCGGCTGCCCACCACGGTGTGGGCGGGCTGCGAGCCCCCGGTCTTCGTCGATGTCCCCGATCACCGCACCGAGGTGCTCGGGCTCGAACTCGCCTGCGCGGAGTATCTGGCCGAGGTCCCCTGGATCCTCGTCGAGCGCGGCGGGGACATCTGCCACGAACTCGAAGAGGTGGGGCGGGAGTACGAGGCGGACGCGATCGTCGTCGGATCGACCCACGGCATCGTCGGACGCATCTTCGGCTCCGTCGCCGGCCGGCTCGCGAAGCGTGCGCAGCGCCCGGTGGTCGTCATCCCCTGA
- a CDS encoding acetate uptake transporter: MDNDVSAGSTTWTLGHLALGLTLLAFGLGHTEVIDGVTAADSVSLATYVGGIALFVAGLMAFRDRDTFTGTAFAGLGAFWFTWGVGADTQVSDNAAGLFLLLFALVALSLTLGASASAPLTRGAYGLLFVAMVLLAVAQFGDSAALAKVGGWFAVVGGLAAWYAATAALAHWPTAMPRRAAGRGVTATG, translated from the coding sequence GTGGACAATGACGTCTCCGCGGGAAGCACCACCTGGACCCTCGGCCATCTCGCACTCGGACTCACCCTGCTGGCCTTCGGCCTCGGTCACACCGAAGTGATCGACGGTGTCACGGCAGCCGATTCCGTCTCTCTCGCCACCTACGTCGGTGGCATCGCACTCTTCGTCGCCGGCCTCATGGCCTTCCGCGACCGCGACACGTTCACGGGTACGGCCTTTGCCGGGCTCGGGGCGTTCTGGTTCACCTGGGGTGTCGGTGCCGACACGCAGGTCTCCGACAACGCGGCGGGGCTGTTCCTGCTGCTCTTCGCGCTCGTCGCGCTGAGTCTGACGCTGGGGGCGTCCGCCTCGGCCCCGCTCACCAGGGGTGCGTACGGGTTGCTCTTCGTGGCGATGGTGTTGCTCGCCGTGGCGCAGTTCGGTGACTCCGCGGCGCTTGCGAAGGTGGGCGGGTGGTTCGCGGTCGTCGGCGGGCTGGCCGCCTGGTATGCCGCGACTGCGGCGCTGGCTCACTGGCCTACGGCCATGCCGCGTCGTGCTGCCGGCCGGGGCGTGACGGCAACCGGCTAA
- the glmS gene encoding glutamine--fructose-6-phosphate transaminase (isomerizing) has translation MCGIVGYIGRRDVAPLLLEGLQRLEYRGYDSAGIVVTSPKTAGLKMVKAKGRVRDLEARVPKRFAGTTGIAHTRWATHGAPSDVNAHPHMSADNKVAVVHNGIIDNASDLRKKLEADGVEFLSETDTEVLTHLIARSQAEKLEDKVRETLRVVEGTYGIAVMHADFADRIVVARNGSPVVLGIGEKEMFVASDIAALVTHTRQIVTLDDGEMATLKADDFRTYTTEGTRTTAEPTTVEWEAASYDMGGHDTYMHKEIHEQADAVDRVLRGRIDDRFSTVHLGGLNLDAREARQIRRVKILGCGTSYHAGMIGAQMIEELARIPADAEPASEFRYRNAVVDPDTLYVAVSQSGETYDVLAAVQELKRKGARVLGIVNVVGSAIAREADGGMYVHAGPEVCVVSTKCFTNTTVAFALLALHLGRTRDLSVSDGKRIIEGLRRLPGQITEILDQEDEIKKLAEQYAEARSMLFIGRVRGYPVAREASLKLKEVSYIHAEAYPASELKHGPLALIEPALPTVAIVPNDDLLEKNRAALEEIKARSGKILAVAHECQEKADQTIVVPKNEDELDPILMGIPLQLLAYHTALALGRDIDKPRNLAKSVTVE, from the coding sequence ATGTGCGGAATCGTGGGATACATCGGCAGGCGTGATGTGGCACCGCTCCTCCTCGAAGGCCTGCAGCGCCTCGAGTACCGCGGCTACGACTCGGCGGGCATCGTCGTGACGTCTCCGAAGACGGCCGGCCTGAAGATGGTCAAGGCCAAGGGCCGCGTCCGTGACCTGGAGGCCCGCGTCCCCAAGCGCTTCGCCGGCACCACCGGCATCGCCCACACCCGCTGGGCCACCCACGGCGCCCCCTCCGACGTGAACGCGCACCCTCACATGTCGGCCGACAACAAGGTCGCCGTCGTCCACAACGGCATCATCGACAACGCCTCCGATCTGCGGAAGAAGCTGGAGGCCGACGGCGTCGAGTTCCTCTCCGAGACCGACACCGAGGTCCTCACCCACCTCATCGCCCGCTCCCAGGCCGAGAAGCTGGAGGACAAGGTCCGCGAGACCCTCCGGGTCGTCGAGGGCACGTACGGCATCGCCGTCATGCACGCCGACTTCGCGGACCGCATCGTGGTGGCCCGCAACGGCTCGCCGGTCGTCCTCGGCATCGGCGAGAAGGAGATGTTCGTCGCCTCGGACATCGCCGCGCTCGTCACCCACACCCGCCAGATCGTCACGCTCGACGACGGCGAGATGGCGACGCTGAAGGCCGACGACTTCCGTACGTACACGACCGAGGGCACGCGCACCACGGCCGAGCCGACCACCGTGGAGTGGGAGGCCGCCTCGTACGACATGGGCGGCCACGACACGTACATGCACAAGGAGATCCACGAGCAGGCCGACGCCGTGGACCGTGTGCTGCGCGGCCGGATCGACGACCGGTTCTCGACGGTCCACCTCGGTGGCCTGAACCTGGACGCCCGCGAGGCGCGCCAGATCCGCCGCGTGAAGATCCTCGGCTGCGGCACCTCGTACCACGCGGGCATGATCGGCGCGCAGATGATAGAGGAGCTGGCCCGTATCCCCGCGGACGCCGAGCCCGCCTCGGAGTTCCGCTACCGCAACGCGGTCGTCGACCCCGACACGCTGTACGTGGCGGTGTCCCAGTCCGGTGAGACGTACGACGTGCTGGCCGCCGTGCAGGAGCTGAAGCGCAAGGGCGCGCGGGTCCTGGGCATCGTGAACGTGGTCGGTTCGGCCATCGCCCGCGAGGCCGACGGCGGCATGTACGTGCACGCGGGCCCCGAGGTCTGTGTCGTCTCCACCAAGTGCTTCACCAACACCACGGTCGCCTTCGCGCTGCTGGCGCTGCACCTGGGCCGCACCCGTGACCTGTCGGTCTCCGACGGCAAGCGGATCATCGAGGGCCTGCGCAGGCTGCCCGGCCAGATCACGGAGATCCTCGACCAGGAGGATGAGATCAAGAAGCTCGCCGAGCAGTACGCCGAGGCGCGCTCGATGCTCTTCATCGGCCGGGTCCGCGGCTATCCGGTGGCCCGCGAGGCCTCGCTGAAGCTCAAGGAGGTCTCGTACATCCACGCCGAGGCCTACCCCGCCTCGGAGTTGAAGCACGGCCCGCTCGCGCTGATCGAGCCCGCGCTGCCGACGGTCGCGATCGTCCCGAACGACGACCTGCTGGAGAAGAACCGCGCGGCCCTGGAGGAGATCAAGGCCCGCAGCGGCAAGATCCTCGCCGTGGCCCACGAGTGCCAGGAGAAGGCCGACCAGACCATCGTCGTCCCGAAGAACGAGGACGAACTGGACCCCATCCTGATGGGCATCCCCCTCCAACTCCTCGCCTACCACACGGCCTTGGCCCTGGGCAGGGACATCGACAAGCCGAGGAACCTGGCGAAGTCGGTCACGGTGGAGTAG
- a CDS encoding purple acid phosphatase family protein: MGVPEQLAARMSMAEQHEYLRARFSRRTMISGGAVTLGAVAGGAFVPGAVAQAATKTSVPTRTAARTESVDGALVAPFGRHLAWGSDPRTEITVSWQVPVPVKKPFVRIGAHPWDLSHKIDAEVRTLFTPAGVGASGNHTQYYVHAKLTHLRPGRTYYYGVGHAGFDPAEAHLLGTLGTFTTAPAHKESFTFTAFGDEGVGYHGLANNSLLLGQNPAFHLHAGDIAYADPAGAGQTADAGFDSRVWDQFLAQTESVAKSVPWMPAYGNHDMEAWYSPNGYGGEDARWNLPDNGPDKKNLPGVYSFVYGNTAVISLDANDISFEIPANLGISGGTQTKWLEAQLKKYRASKDVDFVVVFFHHCAYCTSTSHASEGGVRQEWVPLFEKYTVDLVINGHNHQYERTDVIKAGEVTKKLPIGGTAYPETDGVVYVTAGAAGRSLYAFTAPVSYEGHENEVESVASFINTKEGKVNETVAWSRVRYLDYSFLRVDVTLASRGRLATLKVRGIAETGEEVDHFTVARRVR, translated from the coding sequence ATGGGCGTACCGGAGCAGCTCGCCGCGCGCATGAGCATGGCCGAGCAGCACGAATACCTTCGCGCCAGATTCTCGCGGCGCACGATGATCAGCGGCGGCGCCGTCACGCTGGGCGCCGTCGCGGGCGGGGCCTTCGTGCCCGGCGCCGTCGCACAGGCGGCGACGAAGACTTCCGTACCGACGCGGACCGCCGCGCGCACCGAGAGCGTCGACGGCGCGCTCGTCGCCCCCTTCGGCCGCCATCTCGCCTGGGGCAGCGACCCCCGTACGGAGATCACCGTCTCCTGGCAGGTCCCGGTCCCGGTGAAGAAGCCCTTCGTCCGCATCGGCGCCCACCCCTGGGACCTCTCCCACAAGATCGACGCCGAGGTCCGTACCCTCTTCACCCCGGCCGGCGTCGGCGCGAGCGGCAACCACACCCAGTACTACGTGCACGCCAAGCTCACCCACCTGCGGCCCGGCCGGACGTACTACTACGGCGTCGGCCACGCGGGCTTCGACCCGGCCGAGGCGCACCTGCTCGGCACGCTCGGCACCTTCACCACCGCCCCCGCGCACAAGGAGTCGTTCACCTTCACGGCCTTCGGCGACGAGGGCGTCGGCTACCACGGCCTCGCCAACAACAGCCTGCTGCTCGGCCAGAACCCGGCCTTCCACCTGCACGCCGGCGACATCGCGTACGCCGACCCGGCCGGTGCGGGCCAGACCGCCGACGCCGGGTTCGACTCGCGCGTGTGGGACCAGTTCCTCGCGCAGACCGAGTCGGTCGCCAAGTCCGTCCCGTGGATGCCGGCCTACGGCAACCACGACATGGAGGCCTGGTACTCGCCCAACGGCTACGGCGGCGAGGACGCCCGCTGGAACCTCCCGGACAACGGCCCCGACAAGAAGAACCTGCCGGGCGTCTACTCCTTCGTCTACGGCAACACGGCGGTCATCTCGCTCGACGCCAACGACATCTCCTTCGAGATCCCGGCCAACCTGGGGATCTCCGGCGGTACGCAGACCAAGTGGCTCGAGGCGCAGCTGAAGAAGTACCGCGCCTCGAAGGACGTCGACTTCGTCGTGGTCTTCTTCCACCACTGCGCCTACTGCACCTCCACCTCGCACGCCTCGGAGGGGGGTGTGCGACAGGAGTGGGTGCCGCTGTTCGAGAAGTACACGGTGGATCTCGTCATCAACGGCCACAACCACCAGTACGAGCGCACGGACGTCATCAAGGCGGGCGAGGTCACCAAGAAGCTGCCGATCGGCGGTACGGCCTATCCCGAGACGGACGGTGTGGTGTACGTGACGGCGGGGGCGGCGGGGCGCAGTCTGTACGCGTTCACCGCGCCGGTGTCGTACGAGGGGCATGAGAATGAGGTCGAGTCCGTCGCCTCCTTCATCAACACGAAGGAGGGCAAGGTCAATGAGACCGTTGCCTGGTCGCGGGTGCGGTATCTCGACTACTCGTTCCTGCGGGTGGATGTGACGCTGGCGTCTCGGGGGCGGCTTGCCACGTTGAAGGTGCGGGGGATCGCCGAGACCGGTGAGGAGGTTGACCACTTCACTGTGGCGCGGCGGGTTCGTTGA
- a CDS encoding DUF4429 domain-containing protein has translation MAEIIQRDGTWTFDGDALRLVPGRDKNVGLLRKTLGELAVPLGALAGVSFEQGKKSGRLRLRLRDGADPLLHATGGRLTDSHDPYQMTVDSDRYGVAEYFVDEIRNALLLDEVPATAVDRYLLPGPAVPLSVSAGDGTASFDGETIRLEWNWKTEEAKSAAGARTLALADIQSVEWHPAVGLENGFLRFTVRGAPTKAPPKYDPNSIDLWGFKKDPLMALVAAAVQARLPHPSAPSPTDTPPKQLTPTPAPPPEADHDALLRRLRELGDLHKSGVLTDEEFTLAKQAVLRGM, from the coding sequence ATGGCGGAAATCATCCAACGGGACGGCACGTGGACCTTCGACGGCGACGCCCTGCGGCTCGTGCCCGGCCGTGACAAGAACGTGGGCCTGCTGCGCAAGACGTTGGGCGAACTCGCCGTACCGCTGGGCGCGTTGGCCGGAGTCTCGTTCGAGCAGGGCAAGAAGTCCGGGCGGCTCAGGCTCCGGCTGCGCGACGGCGCCGACCCGCTGCTGCACGCGACCGGCGGCAGACTCACGGACTCCCACGACCCCTACCAGATGACCGTCGACTCGGACCGCTACGGCGTCGCCGAGTACTTCGTGGACGAGATCCGCAACGCGCTGCTCCTGGACGAGGTGCCCGCCACCGCCGTCGACCGCTATCTGCTGCCGGGGCCCGCGGTGCCCCTGTCGGTCTCCGCGGGCGACGGCACCGCGAGCTTCGACGGGGAGACCATCCGCCTGGAGTGGAACTGGAAGACGGAGGAGGCCAAGTCGGCTGCCGGGGCCCGCACGCTCGCCCTGGCCGACATCCAGTCCGTGGAGTGGCATCCCGCGGTCGGCCTGGAGAACGGCTTCCTGCGCTTCACCGTCCGGGGCGCACCCACGAAAGCACCACCGAAGTACGACCCCAACTCGATCGACCTGTGGGGCTTCAAGAAGGACCCCCTGATGGCCCTGGTAGCGGCAGCGGTCCAGGCCCGCCTCCCCCACCCGTCGGCCCCGTCCCCCACGGACACCCCACCGAAGCAACTCACCCCCACCCCGGCCCCACCCCCGGAAGCCGACCACGACGCCCTCCTACGCCGCCTCCGCGAACTCGGCGACCTCCACAAGTCCGGCGTCCTGACGGACGAGGAATTCACCTTGGCCAAGCAGGCGGTACTGAGGGGCATGTAG
- a CDS encoding beta-N-acetylhexosaminidase yields MRQHRTPRLLGTLLLVVAAGISVVGAAPAAADRTATPLGQVIPVPASVDAGGSPYRITSSTRIRVDDSGEARRIGSYLADVLRPSTGYRLPVTDDGGRDGIRLQLARKDSALGAEGYRLKSGKGAVTITAREPAGLFHGVQTLRQLLPAAVEKDSVQPGPWAVAGGTITDTPRYGYRGAMLDVSRHFFGVDQVKRYIDQLALYKVNTLHLHLSDDQGWRIAIDSWPRLASYGGSTQVGGGTGGFYTKAQYKEIVRYASSRFLEVVPEIDMPGHTNAALASYAELNCDGVAPPLYTGTEVGFSSLCVGKPVTYDFVDDVIRELAAITPGRYIHIGGDEAHSTPHEDFVEFMTKVQPVVAKYGKKVMGWHQLTGATPAKGALAQYWGLDDTNAAEKEQVAAAARNGTGIVLSPADRVYLDMKYNADTPLGLDWAGLVEVKRSYDWDPGNYLAGVPGSAVRGVEAPLWTETLATSANLDYMAFPRLPGVAELGWSPAFTHDWDTYKVRLAAQAPRWDAMGTGYYRSSQVPWPAE; encoded by the coding sequence GTGAGACAGCACAGAACGCCCCGACTCCTCGGTACGCTGCTGCTCGTGGTGGCTGCAGGTATCTCCGTCGTCGGCGCGGCACCGGCCGCCGCCGACCGAACCGCTACTCCGCTCGGCCAGGTGATTCCGGTCCCCGCCTCTGTCGACGCGGGCGGATCCCCGTACCGGATCACCAGCAGTACGCGCATCCGCGTGGACGACTCGGGGGAGGCCCGGCGCATCGGCTCGTATCTGGCCGATGTGCTGCGTCCCTCGACCGGCTATCGACTGCCGGTCACGGACGACGGCGGACGCGACGGCATCCGGCTCCAGCTCGCCCGCAAGGACTCCGCGCTCGGAGCGGAGGGCTACCGGCTGAAGAGCGGCAAGGGTGCCGTCACCATCACGGCCCGGGAGCCCGCCGGGCTCTTCCACGGTGTGCAGACCCTGCGCCAGCTCCTCCCGGCCGCGGTCGAGAAGGACTCCGTACAGCCCGGACCCTGGGCGGTCGCCGGCGGCACCATCACCGACACGCCCCGCTACGGCTACCGCGGCGCGATGCTGGACGTCTCCCGGCACTTCTTCGGCGTCGATCAAGTCAAGCGCTACATCGACCAGTTGGCGCTCTACAAGGTCAACACGCTGCACCTGCACCTGAGCGACGACCAGGGCTGGCGGATCGCGATCGACTCCTGGCCGCGGCTCGCCTCGTACGGCGGGTCCACGCAGGTCGGCGGCGGAACCGGCGGCTTCTACACGAAGGCCCAGTACAAGGAGATCGTCCGGTACGCCTCCTCGCGCTTCCTCGAAGTCGTGCCCGAGATCGACATGCCCGGCCACACCAACGCGGCGCTCGCCTCGTACGCGGAGCTGAACTGCGACGGGGTCGCGCCCCCGCTCTACACCGGCACCGAGGTCGGCTTCAGCTCGCTGTGCGTCGGCAAGCCGGTGACGTACGACTTCGTGGACGACGTGATCCGTGAGCTGGCCGCGATCACGCCCGGCAGGTACATCCACATCGGGGGCGACGAGGCGCACTCGACGCCCCACGAGGACTTCGTGGAGTTCATGACCAAGGTGCAGCCGGTCGTCGCCAAGTACGGGAAGAAGGTCATGGGCTGGCACCAGCTGACCGGGGCGACCCCCGCCAAGGGCGCGCTGGCCCAGTACTGGGGCCTGGACGACACGAACGCCGCCGAGAAGGAGCAGGTCGCGGCGGCCGCGCGGAACGGGACCGGGATCGTCCTGTCGCCCGCCGACCGGGTGTACCTCGACATGAAGTACAACGCGGACACCCCGCTCGGCCTCGACTGGGCCGGCCTGGTGGAGGTCAAGCGGTCCTACGACTGGGATCCCGGCAACTACCTTGCGGGCGTGCCCGGTTCGGCGGTCCGGGGTGTCGAGGCGCCGCTGTGGACGGAGACCCTCGCCACCTCGGCGAACCTCGACTACATGGCGTTCCCGCGGCTGCCCGGGGTGGCCGAGCTCGGCTGGTCGCCCGCGTTTACACACGACTGGGACACGTACAAGGTGCGGCTCGCGGCACAGGCGCCGCGGTGGGACGCGATGGGGACCGGCTACTACCGGTCGTCGCAAGTCCCCTGGCCCGCCGAGTAG